In Bacteroidales bacterium, one DNA window encodes the following:
- a CDS encoding porin family protein: MKKISLFIIVIALMIIGKSSFAQDSEKNFHFGLKATPSVSWFTSSDKKLSNDGVKFGFGYGLITEFAFSKNYAFSTGLEILNAGGKLAFPKSPDSTYYPVVNEDVTPNRTDTFLLQSRSYRIRYVNVPLLLKLKTNQIGAMTYFGQFGFDVSFKWKAMCDDDGYYIGSQPTTRKDVDISEDINFIRLALNVGLGAEYNLSGSTSLVFSVNYNNGFTNALRTDSKTLCLYKVGKKSNPFEQKAMLNYVGLTVGILF; encoded by the coding sequence ATGAAAAAAATATCATTATTTATAATTGTAATTGCATTGATGATCATTGGCAAATCTTCATTTGCACAGGATAGTGAAAAAAACTTTCATTTCGGACTAAAAGCAACTCCGTCGGTATCATGGTTTACATCCAGTGATAAAAAACTTTCTAATGATGGCGTTAAATTCGGATTTGGTTATGGTTTGATCACTGAATTTGCTTTTTCGAAAAATTACGCTTTTTCAACGGGACTTGAAATATTGAATGCCGGCGGGAAATTAGCTTTTCCAAAATCACCGGATAGCACATATTATCCCGTAGTGAATGAAGATGTAACACCTAACCGTACTGACACTTTTTTACTTCAATCACGAAGCTATCGCATAAGGTACGTGAATGTTCCTTTGCTATTAAAACTTAAAACAAATCAAATTGGTGCTATGACATATTTCGGACAGTTTGGATTTGATGTTTCGTTCAAGTGGAAAGCGATGTGTGATGATGATGGATATTACATAGGGTCACAACCTACAACACGTAAAGATGTTGATATTTCAGAGGATATAAATTTTATACGCCTGGCTTTAAATGTAGGATTAGGAGCAGAATATAATCTTTCTGGTTCTACATCATTAGTGTTTTCGGTAAATTACAATAACGGATTTACAAATGCACTCCGAACAGATTCAAAAACATTATGCCTGTATAAAGTTGGCAAAAAATCAAATCCTTTTGAACAAAAAGCCATGTTGAATTATGTTGGATTAACTGTAGGCATTTTGTTTTAA
- a CDS encoding NAD+ synthase — protein sequence MKIALAQLNFHIGNFESNTKKIVEAICNARQHNVELIVFPELAISGYPPRDFLDFEHFVKSCKKCIKEIAKECKDIGAIIGSPGFNPNAKGKKLYNSAYLLYNGKIESVRHKSLLPNYDIFDEYRYFEPNTKFEIVHFKDLRIALTICEDLWNITDNPLYTINPMDELMKQNPDVMINIAASPFNYEQALKRKKILKANIDKYHLPLFYVNHCGAQTELIFDGGSLAFDNKGKIVEELEYFKEGLAVFSLTSAKNKNKIETNIQSEKQQSINLRTHQSENTQISLIRRALVTGINNYFEKLNFSKAILGLSGGIDSALVCALAVEALGKENVRGILLPSHFSSEHSITDAKKLAENLGIPYDIIPIEEAFNSIEHSLKPVFKGLPPFGLAEENMQARIRAIILMAIANKIGYILLNTSNKSEAAVGYGTIYGDMCGGLSVLGDVYKTQVYEIAKLINKEKEIIPQNTIDKAPSAELRPGQKDSDSLPEYDILDKILYQYIERSKGPDEIITMGFDSAMVHHVLKLVNTNEWKRYQTPPILRVSPKAFGMGRRMPIAAKYLS from the coding sequence ATGAAAATCGCACTTGCACAATTAAATTTTCATATCGGGAATTTCGAAAGCAACACAAAAAAAATTGTTGAAGCTATCTGTAATGCCCGTCAGCACAATGTTGAACTTATTGTCTTTCCCGAGCTTGCCATAAGCGGTTATCCACCGCGTGATTTTTTAGACTTCGAACATTTCGTAAAAAGCTGTAAAAAATGTATTAAAGAAATTGCGAAAGAATGTAAAGATATTGGTGCTATTATTGGCTCTCCGGGTTTCAATCCAAATGCAAAAGGAAAAAAGCTTTACAATTCCGCGTACTTACTTTATAATGGAAAAATAGAATCGGTGCGTCATAAATCGCTTTTACCAAATTATGATATATTCGACGAATACCGCTATTTTGAACCCAATACAAAATTTGAAATCGTACATTTTAAAGACCTCCGTATTGCTTTAACAATCTGTGAAGATTTATGGAATATTACCGATAATCCTCTTTATACCATCAATCCTATGGATGAGCTGATGAAGCAAAATCCGGATGTGATGATAAATATTGCTGCATCGCCATTTAATTATGAACAAGCTTTAAAAAGAAAAAAAATCCTGAAAGCTAATATTGATAAATATCATCTTCCATTATTTTATGTAAACCATTGCGGAGCACAAACAGAACTGATATTTGACGGCGGTTCGCTTGCATTTGATAATAAAGGAAAAATTGTTGAAGAGCTTGAATACTTTAAAGAAGGGCTTGCTGTATTTTCGCTGACATCAGCTAAAAACAAAAATAAAATCGAAACGAATATCCAAAGCGAAAAACAACAAAGCATAAATTTAAGAACACACCAATCCGAAAATACACAGATATCATTAATACGCCGTGCGCTGGTAACAGGAATAAATAATTATTTTGAAAAACTGAATTTCAGTAAAGCCATCCTCGGTCTTTCCGGTGGAATTGATTCAGCGCTGGTTTGTGCACTTGCAGTTGAAGCATTGGGAAAAGAGAATGTCCGCGGAATATTATTGCCTTCCCATTTTTCATCAGAACATTCCATTACTGATGCAAAAAAACTTGCAGAGAACCTGGGAATACCATATGATATTATTCCAATTGAAGAAGCATTTAACAGTATTGAACATTCATTAAAGCCCGTTTTTAAAGGACTTCCACCTTTTGGACTGGCCGAAGAAAATATGCAGGCACGAATAAGAGCCATTATACTGATGGCAATAGCAAATAAAATAGGATATATTTTGCTTAACACTTCGAATAAAAGTGAAGCTGCTGTGGGTTACGGAACCATTTACGGTGATATGTGCGGTGGGCTTTCCGTTTTGGGCGATGTATATAAAACACAGGTTTACGAAATTGCAAAACTGATCAATAAAGAAAAAGAAATCATTCCGCAGAATACCATAGATAAAGCTCCATCAGCAGAGTTAAGACCGGGACAAAAAGATTCCGACTCCTTGCCTGAATACGATATCCTTGACAAAATTCTTTATCAGTATATTGAAAGATCAAAAGGTCCTGATGAAATTATTACCATGGGTTTCGACAGTGCAATGGTTCATCATGTGCTGAAACTTGTAAACACAAATGAATGGAAGCGCTACCAAACTCCACCTATCTTGCGTGTTTCACCAAAAGCTTTCGGAATGGGACGCAGAATGCCTATTGCAGCAAAATATTTATCTTGA
- a CDS encoding SPOR domain-containing protein: MRIKFLFLILLISFFSALNVFSQKTGKVEIIISDSRINTLVEKHHSWCETRGGIDGFRIQIYFDSGNNSKSRAVTVMNEFKSKHPKTEAYLMFQEPNYKIRVGNFRSRIDAQRFLHKITDEYPNAFIVKDNDVKFPLLEDEKDN, encoded by the coding sequence ATGAGAATTAAGTTTTTATTTTTAATATTATTGATTTCATTTTTTTCAGCGTTAAATGTTTTTTCTCAAAAAACAGGAAAAGTTGAAATAATTATTTCTGATTCCCGTATCAACACTCTTGTTGAAAAACACCATTCATGGTGCGAAACCCGCGGAGGTATTGACGGTTTCCGAATTCAGATTTATTTTGATTCAGGCAATAATTCAAAAAGCCGTGCGGTTACTGTTATGAATGAATTCAAATCCAAGCATCCGAAAACTGAAGCATACCTAATGTTCCAGGAACCTAATTACAAAATCCGTGTAGGCAATTTTCGTTCAAGAATAGATGCTCAACGTTTCCTGCATAAGATTACTGATGAATATCCAAATGCTTTTATTGTTAAGGATAATGATGTAAAGTTTCCATTACTTGAAGATGAAAAAGATAATTAA
- a CDS encoding gliding motility-associated C-terminal domain-containing protein, with product MTNNNAVFHCAEGSVVWVHGSVNNIGDSLYNLGHITICGNLTNNGLISGDGIYEIGAHWINNSVFKHGESEVIMNNEPFGPPAIVIDQEIKGTSITSFYDLTLKGVGIKFTTLNDTVTHFLNLNDRELSLTSHELWVTNTNPFAITRTEGFVSNSLTGWLYRLTSVSAPYTFPMGSSSGPMRYRPVDIKPTVADDNIYKVGFFNYNATNDNFDTHKHDTTICMIDSVYYHRIMREQGTNPVNLTIYYDEATDGYWNRIVNWDSLNDIWQNTAPNSMIFSPMVGVVKNNWNTWTDEPYALAAKKPDSVYINGPQYFCLNSTDSLEYNAWGGDFSDNYYWTVVGGHIVGNATGQTVYIHWDVPGTGIVSVQEITNWGHCYSYASHCFTTVYPEPIADFYITQSDTAHLFAYDLIHFVNTSVNAIEYYWTFGDDKATTQESPYHIYDHPGMYEVCLWINSADDCEDIICKTIEVEEGMIVPNVFTPNEDGFNDDFYIRCSGMSYFFLQVFDRWGVLVYESNSPASRWDGKSLSGELSSEGTYYYILHANSETKDYSQHGTVTLLR from the coding sequence ATGACCAACAACAATGCTGTTTTCCATTGCGCTGAAGGTTCTGTTGTATGGGTGCATGGCTCGGTTAATAACATCGGCGATTCATTATACAATCTTGGACATATTACCATTTGTGGCAACCTTACAAATAACGGACTTATTTCCGGTGATGGGATTTATGAAATTGGAGCTCACTGGATAAATAACAGTGTGTTTAAACATGGGGAAAGCGAAGTCATTATGAATAATGAACCTTTTGGACCTCCCGCTATTGTTATTGATCAGGAAATTAAAGGAACAAGTATAACTTCATTTTATGACCTCACTCTTAAAGGTGTCGGAATTAAATTTACTACACTGAATGATACGGTTACTCATTTTTTAAATCTTAACGATAGGGAATTATCACTGACATCACATGAATTATGGGTTACCAATACCAACCCTTTTGCAATTACAAGGACAGAAGGTTTTGTAAGTAATAGTTTAACCGGTTGGTTATATAGGTTAACATCGGTTAGTGCCCCATATACATTTCCAATGGGATCCAGTTCCGGACCTATGCGCTATAGACCTGTTGATATAAAGCCTACAGTTGCTGATGATAATATTTATAAAGTAGGTTTCTTTAATTATAATGCTACAAATGATAACTTTGATACTCATAAGCATGATACTACAATATGTATGATCGATTCTGTTTACTATCATCGTATCATGCGTGAACAGGGAACGAATCCTGTTAACTTAACAATTTATTATGACGAAGCTACCGATGGTTATTGGAATAGAATAGTTAATTGGGATTCATTAAATGATATTTGGCAAAACACTGCTCCTAATTCAATGATTTTTTCACCTATGGTTGGCGTCGTTAAAAATAATTGGAATACATGGACTGATGAGCCTTATGCGCTTGCAGCGAAAAAACCGGATTCAGTTTATATTAACGGTCCTCAGTATTTTTGTTTAAATAGTACCGACTCTCTCGAGTACAATGCATGGGGAGGCGACTTTAGCGATAATTATTACTGGACTGTTGTAGGCGGGCATATTGTGGGTAATGCTACAGGGCAAACAGTTTACATTCATTGGGATGTTCCCGGTACCGGTATTGTTTCTGTACAGGAGATTACAAATTGGGGACATTGTTATTCTTATGCTTCGCATTGTTTTACTACAGTATATCCTGAACCTATAGCTGATTTCTATATCACCCAAAGTGATACAGCACATTTATTTGCATACGACCTTATTCACTTCGTTAACACAAGCGTTAATGCCATTGAATATTACTGGACATTTGGCGATGATAAAGCTACCACGCAGGAAAGCCCTTATCATATTTATGATCATCCCGGAATGTATGAAGTTTGCCTTTGGATTAACAGCGCCGATGATTGTGAGGATATAATTTGCAAAACAATTGAAGTGGAAGAAGGTATGATAGTACCCAATGTATTCACTCCTAATGAAGATGGGTTTAATGATGATTTCTATATTCGTTGCAGCGGAATGTCATATTTCTTTTTACAGGTATTTGACCGTTGGGGTGTTTTAGTATATGAAAGCAATAGCCCTGCTTCGCGTTGGGATGGGAAATCGCTTTCCGGCGAACTTTCATCTGAAGGAACTTATTATTACATATTGCATGCTAATTCAGAAACCAAGGATTACAGCCAGCATGGAACGGTTACCTTATTGAGATAA
- the fbaA gene encoding class II fructose-bisphosphate aldolase, whose protein sequence is MSEKILDKVAPGVVSGKDMQEIFRIAKANEFALPAVNVVSTGSVNAVIEAAKVVNSPVIIQFSNGGALFYAGKAIPNEKEKGAIAGAISGAEHIHRVAEIYGVPVIIHTDHAAKKLLPWIDGLLDAGEKYFAKHGKPLYSSHMLDLSEEPLEENIEICKRYLERMSKIGMTLEIELGVTGGEEDGVDNTGIDNARLYTQPEHVAKAYETLLNISPNFTIAASFGNVHGVYKPGNVHLQPKILKNSQDYIQKKFKTAEKPVNFVFHGGSGSAQSEIREAISYGVIKMNIDTDTQWAFWSGVLKYYKKNEGYLQGQIGNPEGDDKPNKKFYDPRAWLRDGEKAMVERLKIAFEDLNCINRN, encoded by the coding sequence ATGTCAGAAAAAATATTGGATAAAGTAGCTCCGGGAGTTGTTTCCGGTAAGGATATGCAGGAAATTTTCCGCATAGCAAAAGCAAATGAATTTGCATTACCTGCTGTTAATGTAGTTAGCACGGGGTCCGTTAATGCAGTGATTGAAGCAGCCAAAGTTGTAAATTCACCTGTTATTATTCAATTTTCAAATGGAGGTGCATTGTTCTATGCAGGAAAAGCTATTCCAAATGAAAAAGAAAAAGGCGCTATAGCCGGCGCTATTTCTGGTGCAGAACATATTCATAGAGTTGCTGAAATATATGGTGTCCCGGTTATAATTCATACCGATCATGCTGCAAAAAAATTACTTCCCTGGATTGACGGATTGTTGGATGCCGGTGAGAAATATTTTGCAAAACACGGAAAGCCTTTATACAGTTCGCATATGCTCGACCTCTCAGAAGAACCCCTCGAAGAAAATATTGAAATATGCAAACGTTATTTGGAACGTATGAGCAAAATAGGGATGACACTTGAAATTGAATTAGGTGTAACCGGCGGAGAAGAAGATGGTGTTGATAATACTGGAATTGACAATGCAAGATTATATACACAGCCCGAACATGTGGCAAAAGCTTATGAAACATTATTGAACATAAGTCCAAACTTTACTATTGCTGCATCATTCGGAAATGTTCATGGTGTATATAAACCGGGGAATGTTCATTTGCAGCCTAAAATATTAAAGAACTCACAGGATTATATTCAGAAAAAATTCAAAACCGCTGAAAAGCCTGTAAACTTTGTATTCCACGGTGGTTCGGGTTCGGCACAGAGCGAAATTCGTGAAGCAATTTCTTATGGAGTAATAAAAATGAATATTGATACAGATACGCAATGGGCTTTTTGGAGCGGTGTTCTGAAATATTATAAAAAGAATGAAGGCTATTTACAAGGACAAATAGGGAACCCTGAAGGCGATGACAAACCTAATAAAAAATTCTACGACCCACGCGCATGGTTACGCGATGGCGAAAAAGCAATGGTTGAAAGATTAAAGATTGCTTTCGAGGATTTGAATTGTATAAACAGGAATTAA
- a CDS encoding PepSY-like domain-containing protein — MKIFSCLMLFLFFSFDLFSQQYKPTEVPAEVKNNFDAIFPNATIESWKRESDLYIAHFTYDEMKGCAEFVYDGTWNYTKYTISEKELPGPIISDIKNNYYEYKIKLSEMVQEPGSADYYFIYVKKEGIAQPGAELYYTLAGKPIDKSISDKTIGTDSLLLPSDSVKNQTRIADSISSIRTAFTHAKEDELSNTVEMVSPKELPSPIITYIKSNYQGYAIKEAVLNISDKDAFYFVKIKKDLVKEVLELKFNIAGKYLEGGIKKENQNEVGE, encoded by the coding sequence AAGTGCCCGCGGAAGTAAAAAATAATTTTGATGCCATTTTCCCAAATGCAACAATTGAATCGTGGAAAAGAGAAAGCGATCTTTATATTGCTCACTTCACTTATGATGAAATGAAAGGCTGTGCCGAATTTGTTTACGACGGCACATGGAATTATACAAAATATACGATTTCCGAAAAAGAACTTCCGGGACCAATTATAAGTGATATTAAAAATAATTATTACGAGTATAAAATTAAACTTTCTGAAATGGTTCAGGAACCGGGAAGCGCTGATTATTATTTTATATATGTAAAAAAAGAAGGAATTGCGCAGCCGGGCGCTGAGCTGTATTATACACTTGCCGGTAAACCTATTGATAAAAGTATTTCTGATAAAACAATTGGAACCGACTCATTGTTGCTTCCATCCGATTCAGTTAAAAATCAAACCAGAATTGCCGATTCCATTTCCAGTATTAGAACTGCATTTACTCATGCAAAAGAAGATGAGCTGAGTAATACTGTTGAAATGGTTAGCCCCAAAGAACTTCCATCGCCAATCATTACATATATAAAAAGTAATTACCAGGGATATGCAATAAAAGAAGCTGTTCTGAATATTTCAGATAAAGATGCTTTTTATTTTGTAAAAATAAAAAAAGACCTGGTAAAAGAAGTATTGGAACTTAAATTTAATATTGCTGGAAAATACCTGGAAGGCGGAATAAAAAAAGAAAATCAAAATGAAGTAGGGGAATAA